The DNA region CTGGAGCGGTTGAGCGCCCTCGAGTCGCAGGTCGCCCTTCTGGTGGAACGCATCGAGCCCGTTACGCGCTCTGCCCGATCCGTAGAGGAGCTCAAGAACGAGCTGGCCCCGCGGGTGGAGGAGGCCGTGCGCGCCCTCATCGTGGAGCTCTCGGACGTGGAGGCCGACTTCCTGCTCGAAGACATGCTCTTCCTGCTCAAGAAGAGCCTGCGCAACGTGCGCAACCTCACCTTCATGATGGAGTCCATGAGCAACCTCATCGACTTTGCCGCCACGGCCGAGCCGCTGCTGAAGACGACCATCCACCAATGGATTCAGGAGCTGGACGAGCTGGACAAACGCGGGGTGTTCTCGTTGCTCAGAAAACAGCTTGAGCTTTTGGAGCGCATCGCGGACGAGTTCGACGAGGACGACCTGAACGCCATGAACGACAGTCTGGTCGGCCTGCTGGGCCTGGCGCGAGGGCTTGGAGACAAGAACGCCGTGGCCGTGCTGGAACGGCTGGCCGCCGCACCGGCCAAGGTGGATCTGGACACGGTCCAACCCGTGGGCCTGCGGGGCATGGTGCGCGCGGCCCGCGATCCGGAGGTGCGCCGCGGCATTGGCGTGATGCTCGAGCTGCTCAAAGCCGTGGGCAGCAACGGTCAGTGAGTTGCGAGGGCTCCGCCCTCACGCTCCTGCCAGGGACTGACGTCCCTGGACCCGTTTCTGCGGTCCAGAGGAACTGAATTCCCCTGGCAGGGGTATGGGGACGGCGTCCCCATCGAAAGGGAAAGGGAGAGCCTTCCAGCGGAAAGCTCTCCCTTGGCAATGTTTGAAGCAGCGAAGAATCAAGAAACAGGAAGAGGAGCCTCTCAACAATAGAAAGTTTGTTCTGTGGCAAGAAAGGCGAGTTTCGCGCGAAGGAAGTATATGCGAAAATATTCGACCTTCGGGCGGAACGAGCCTGACGCCGCCACAGGGCAAAAGATCACTGTTGGGTGGCTTCTAAAACGGAACGTCGTCCATGCCGCTGGCCTCGGACGGGAAGGCCGGTCCCATGTCCTCGTCCGGGTAGTCCGGCGGTCCCTGCTCGCGGGGGCCCTGCTGGCGTCCCTGCTGGCCTTGCTGCTGCCGCTGCTGCGGACGGCCACCCTGCTGCGGGCGCTGGCCCTGAAAATCGCCCTCGCCGTCGCGCTGGCTGTCCAGGAACTGGACGTTGAAGGCCTTGATCTCGGTGGTGTAGCGGTCCTGGCCCTGCTGGTCCTGCCACTTGCGGGTCTGCAGGCTGCCCTCCACGTAGGCCAGGCGGCCCTTGCGCAGATAGTTGGCCACGGTCTCGGCCTGGCGGCCCCAGACCACGACCCGGTGCCACTCGGTCTGGTCCACCTTGTTGCCGTCGCGATCCTTGTAGGACTCGTCGGTGGCAAGGGTGAGGTTGCAGACAGGTGAGCCGCCCTGGGTGTAACGAAGCTCGGGATCACGCCCCAAGCGCCCGATAATCATAACTTTATTCAGGCTTCCGGCCATGCGTTGCCTCCATAAAATATCGTTTGATGCGAGCTCCCAGACTGACACGGGAGGACGCACCGGTCAATTCGAATCAATCTTCAGCCTTGGGCGCCATCTTCTCCAGCTTGGCCAGAGCATCCTCGATCTCGTAGGAAAGCGTGTCGGCGGTGTGCGGGTCCCAGTCCGAGAGCGCGCGCTCCAGCTTGGACTTGCGGTCCTGCGCCGTGGCCAGGACAGGCTCCATGTCAGCCACAAGCTCCTTGGACCAGTCGCCGAAGCGGGCCTGGTCGGCCAGGGCGTCCACCATCTCCAGCAGGCCGATCGTGGGCTCGGGGCCCGGAGCGCCGGAGCCTCGCGCAGGCCACGCCAGGGCCGTGAGGCGCGGATAACGCTCCTCCACGTCCTCGGGCCGGTAGGTGTAGGCGCTCACGCGAATCTGCAGAATCTTGCCCATCCGGCACCTCCTCGCTTCTGACCTGCCGCCGCAGGCTGTTGTCCTGGCCGCACTATATGCGGCGGTCTGGTTCCCGGACGACTCATGGCCCGGCGCGGTATGCCGAACGCCGGACGACGACTGCCCGGTCCACGCGCAGACGCGGCCGCAGGCGGTGCTACTGCCGCTCCACCCACTCGGTCTGCACGCGCACCACCACGTCCTCGATCTGCGAGAGCTGGTCCGGCGGGCAGACGCCGATGAGCGGCGCGCCCATGTCCACGTTCTCGTTGGGCTGGAAGTACACAGCATAGATGACCCCTTCCGGTCCCTCGTAGAACACCGGGGACTCCCGCTTCATGCGCGACATAATGAGCAGCTCCATGCCGGGCCGCACCGTGATGGAGCTGGCGCCCGAGGACTTGACCTTCTGGTCGATGTCCGGCGTGAAGTAGTACTTGGCGCGCTCCGGCGCGGGGAAGAGGTACAAGGTTTGTTTGAGGATGATGGAGATGACCTCGTCCTTGGAGAGATAGTGGCGCAGCGTGGCTATCTGCTGGCCGGCCTCCACGAACTGCCCTCCCAGCTCCTTGTTCAGCGAGACGACCTCGCCGGACTCGGT from Oceanidesulfovibrio marinus includes:
- a CDS encoding single-stranded DNA-binding protein, with product MAGSLNKVMIIGRLGRDPELRYTQGGSPVCNLTLATDESYKDRDGNKVDQTEWHRVVVWGRQAETVANYLRKGRLAYVEGSLQTRKWQDQQGQDRYTTEIKAFNVQFLDSQRDGEGDFQGQRPQQGGRPQQRQQQGQQGRQQGPREQGPPDYPDEDMGPAFPSEASGMDDVPF
- a CDS encoding DUF1641 domain-containing protein, which codes for MAHNDEVLERLSALESQVALLVERIEPVTRSARSVEELKNELAPRVEEAVRALIVELSDVEADFLLEDMLFLLKKSLRNVRNLTFMMESMSNLIDFAATAEPLLKTTIHQWIQELDELDKRGVFSLLRKQLELLERIADEFDEDDLNAMNDSLVGLLGLARGLGDKNAVAVLERLAAAPAKVDLDTVQPVGLRGMVRAARDPEVRRGIGVMLELLKAVGSNGQ
- a CDS encoding biotin attachment protein is translated as MLDITKLLEELKASPYEEQNVYTPHTGVLTFPELKPGDTVAGVTGTYKEKPGTVLAHIERERNKKPINATESGEVVSLNKELGGQFVEAGQQIATLRHYLSKDEVISIILKQTLYLFPAPERAKYYFTPDIDQKVKSSGASSITVRPGMELLIMSRMKRESPVFYEGPEGVIYAVYFQPNENVDMGAPLIGVCPPDQLSQIEDVVVRVQTEWVERQ